The Chryseobacterium suipulveris genome window below encodes:
- a CDS encoding GDCCVxC domain-containing (seleno)protein has product MEIKLQSVITCPNCGYKKEETMPTDACQYFYECENCKTRLKPLQGDCCVYCSYGTVPCPPIQQDKKCC; this is encoded by the coding sequence ATGGAAATTAAATTACAATCAGTAATAACTTGTCCAAACTGCGGATACAAAAAAGAGGAAACAATGCCGACAGATGCTTGCCAATATTTTTATGAATGTGAAAATTGCAAGACGAGATTAAAACCATTGCAAGGCGATTGTTGTGTGTATTGCAGTTACGGGACTGTTCCTTGTCCTCCAATACAACAAGACAAAAAATGCTGTTGA
- a CDS encoding Fur family transcriptional regulator yields MTELENVLQQRNIKPTAMRLLVVEKLLKQQYAISHKELAELFENADNVTLFRTLKTFLEHKLIHTIDDGTGVVKYALCQSGCSCNPSEQHTHFHCSQCKRTFCLTDAEIPSINLPQNFKLEGINLVLKGRCDRCN; encoded by the coding sequence ATGACTGAATTAGAAAATGTTTTACAACAAAGAAATATAAAGCCCACAGCAATGCGTTTGTTGGTAGTAGAAAAATTATTGAAACAGCAATATGCCATTAGTCATAAAGAATTGGCAGAACTGTTTGAAAATGCAGATAATGTCACTTTGTTTAGAACTTTAAAAACATTTTTAGAGCATAAACTTATTCATACCATTGATGATGGAACAGGTGTTGTAAAATATGCACTTTGCCAATCCGGTTGCAGTTGTAATCCTTCGGAGCAGCACACGCATTTCCATTGCTCACAATGCAAACGGACTTTTTGCCTTACAGATGCAGAAATACCGAGCATTAATCTTCCTCAAAATTTTAAATTAGAAGGTATCAATTTGGTTCTCAAAGGAAGGTGTGACAGATGCAATTAA
- a CDS encoding DUF6660 family protein, with translation MVLAALPCSDASNQSEDTVPKFETAQSHDHNQDSDDNCSPFCYCNCCSISIATYHFKPFEIKQPKLAFVTKKITIRDYTLISRYQGNIWNPPKFNV, from the coding sequence ATGGTACTCGCAGCGTTGCCTTGCAGCGATGCAAGCAATCAGAGTGAAGATACCGTTCCTAAATTTGAAACCGCCCAATCTCACGACCATAACCAGGATAGCGACGACAATTGTAGTCCTTTTTGCTATTGCAATTGTTGTAGTATAAGTATTGCTACTTACCATTTCAAACCTTTTGAAATCAAGCAACCTAAACTTGCTTTCGTTACTAAAAAAATCACAATCCGTGATTACACCTTAATTTCCCGCTACCAAGGAAATATCTGGAACCCACCCAAGTTTAATGTTTAA